Proteins co-encoded in one Rhopalosiphum maidis isolate BTI-1 chromosome 2, ASM367621v3, whole genome shotgun sequence genomic window:
- the LOC113552743 gene encoding phosphatase and actin regulator 4-like, translating into MALTIVLGLTILSVVNYGNTFEFSGLNPSVQIKSQIKPTIKPFSTQTNQPYQADQFKSTFGQNTVPAKPFGAPFDHFKPAYQPYQPFRTNYQPFGPYPGYPGPVVYPGHGGYQGPEAYSSPSYRFDEPNHKPFGFQPLPAPVQPTFNQYKFGPAKKFNKNFPGLADFNQPGKYFQEHQFGAYHGPEFSSAIVPAEHNIKQSKPKDTFLGKPIFPTLPEFGLPKQTSFGFPSPSFGYPVPNFPPVQPFVSTVIPSVKSAPTTVVPVDAVNVEKKFGGAEITTSVVPSSSAQDESATVQQKSEEVTGKPSAATPESPAQEEITTGLVSTAEEPAAEVAPNNEKPAAEVAPNNEVPAAEVATNNEVPAAEVATNNEVPAAAQDAAPADEQSTPPSESNEPISSADNEKIATVPENQEPVVELGSVVVAQEVKETSSAAPAEVSNNPSESSTVGGSESTSAKSELVTENKPDAGVPTVSLPGLPVELQNSNFGSISDTSSLGLFGASGFPPNFGQSVSVQQPSYYPYFDAPKFSEEELKAFAASFGTNVPQSGQVIGSADPTVKITESTFSNPSAEIATKLETGDKVVSEDKAVSGEKKTTVESQSRNIPESQPKLNTVQIIQDDPFNGQLPLLYDPSNSGSPLDTYKFYNHPSVAALSSQASLASYSPESAFNNFGTQFRQGYLVEGSPSLTPLTKTVVQSGQTPISISSLDHPLHSQVFKYSQSFVPYPGLVTGNNNGAAFQTFDVSSTAAPVVSSTTAAAAAADVSVQSTSAPDVAVESSSEVPAAETA; encoded by the exons ATGGCT ttgaCCATTGTGTTGGGGTTGACTATCTTAAGTGTAGTAAACTATGGTAATACATTTGAGTTTTCTGGACTTAACCCATCAGTACAAATTAAATCACAAATAAAACCAACCATAAAGCCATTTTCTACACAGACTAACCaa cctTATCAAGCAGACCAATTTAAGTCAACGTTTGGACAAAACACTGTACCTGCAAAGCCTTTTGGAGCCCCATTTGACCACTTTAAACCAGCTTATCAACCTTATCAACCATTCAGGACAAATTATCAACCATTTGGTCCTTATCCTGGATACCCAGGACCTGTTGTATATCCCGGCCATGGCGGTTATCAAGGACCAGAGGCTTACTCCTCTCCATCTTACCGTTTTGATGAGCCTAACCACAAGCCATTTGGTTTCCAACCGTTACCAGCACCGGTCCAGCCAACGTTCAATCAATACAAGTTTGGTCCagcaaaaaaattcaataaaaatttccCAGGATTAGCCGATTTTAATCAACCGGGCAAATATTTCCAAGAACATCAATTTGGAGCATATCACGGACCTGAATTTTCTTCTGCTATTGTGCCTGCAGaacacaatattaaacaatcaaaacCTAAAGATACGTTTTTAGGCAAGCCAATTTTTCCGACTTTACCCGAATTCGGATTACCTAAACAAACCAGCTTTGGATTTCCTTCGCCATCATTCGGGTATCCAGTACCAAACTTCCCACCAGTTCAG CCTTTCGTCAGCACCGTAATACCGTCGGTAAAAAGCGCACCCACTACAGTCGTTCCGGTGGATGCCGTAAAcgtggaaaaaaaattcggCGGAGCTGAAATCACTACCTCTGTCGTCCCGTCGTCTTCGGCTCAAGATGAATCGGCAACGGTGCAACAGAAATCCGAGGAGGTCACGGGCAAGCCGTCGGCAGCGACGCCTGAAAGCCCCGCTCAGGAGGAGATCACTACCGGTTTAGTCTCTACCGCCGAAGAGCCCGCAGCCGAAGTAGCGCCCAACAATGAAAAGCCCGCAGCCGAAGTAGCGCCCAACAATGAAGTGCCCGCAGCCGAAGTAGCGACCAACAATGAAGTGCCCGCGGCTGAAGTAGCAACCAACAATGAAGTGCCCGCCGCAGCTCAGGACGCCGCCCCGGCCGACGAACAAAGCACACCACCATCGGAGAGCAACGAACCCATCAGCAGCGCCGATAACGAGAAAATCGCAACCGTCCCGGAAAACCAAGAGCCCGTCGTGGAACTCGGCTCGGTCGTGGTAGCCCAAGAAGTCAAGGAGACCTCGAGCGCCGCACCGGCTGAGGTTTCAAACAACCCGAGCGAGTCGTCCACCGTCGGCGGATCCGAGTCCACCTCCGCGAAATCCGAACTAGTCACCGAGAACAAACCCGACGCCGGTGTTCCGACCG TGAGCCTGCCGGGTCTACCCGTCGAACTACAAAACTCGAATTTCGGATCCATATCGGACACGTCTTCTCTGGGTCTGTTCGGTGCATCTGGATTCCCACCGAACTTTGGACAGTCCGTTAGTGTCCAACAGCCGTCGTACTACCCCTACTTCGATGCTCCCAAGTTCTCGGAAGAAGAACTGAAGGCGTTCGCAGCTAGCTTCGGAACCAATGTCCCACAGTCTGGCCAGGTTATCGGAAGTGCAGACCCAACAGTTAAAATCACCGAGAGCACTTTCAGTAATCCGTCGGCTGAGATCGCCACCAAACTCGAAACTGGAGACAAGGTTGTAAGTGAAGACAAAGCCGTGAGCGGAGAGAAAAAAACAACTGTTGAATCGCAATCCCGCAACATCCCAGAATCACAACCGAAGTTAAACACTGTACAAATTATCCAGGACGACCCGTTCAACGGACAGCTGCCTTtgtt GTATGACCCATCCAACTCCGGCTCGCCCCTGGACACATACAAGTTCTACAACCACCCGTCCGTGGCCGCGTTGTCGTCTCAAGCCTCTCTGGCCTCGTACTCGCCCGAGTCCGCGTTCAACAACTTCGGAACCCAATTCCGTCAAGGCTACTTGGTCGAAGGATCGCCCTCGTTGACACCGCTCACCAAGACAGTCGTGCAGTCCGGCCAGACGCCGATTTCCATCTCATCTCTGGACCATCCGCTCCACAGCCAGGTGTTCAAATACTCGCAATCGTTCGTGCCGTATCCCGGACTGGTGACCGGCAACAACAACGGTGCCGCTTTCCAAACTTTCGACGTATCGTCCACCGCCGCTCCAGTCGTCTCCTCCACCACTGCCGCCGCCGCGGCCGCTGACGTTTCCGTCCAGTCGACATCCGCTCCGGATGTTGCGGTCGAGAGCAGCAGCGAAGTTCCAGCCGCCGAAACAGCTTAA